In Labeo rohita strain BAU-BD-2019 chromosome 4, IGBB_LRoh.1.0, whole genome shotgun sequence, the DNA window acctttgagtctcgttcagcaaaatgaacgaatcttttttcgagccatttcgttcattttatcAGCTAAATCAGcctcacgtgacagccccataagatgaacgaacgactcgaaaaaccagAAGATTTGAAACAGGTaaaactaattccagtacagaacctaataggatgttgcgcatgcacgactgaatgaatcactcccgagacgactcgttcttcgtaagtcatattaaagatttgttcaaaatgagcgaattgttcaagaacgacccgtggacacgcatccagagcctgtgctatgcaagcttttgtgtttaaaaagtatacaattttgggggtttttttgtaaaaaattgagtgactgtttcactagataagacccttcttcctcggctgggatcatttagagccctttgaagctgcatttaaactacatttcggaagttcaaaatcggggacaCAAtcaaagtccattatatgaagaaaaatcctgaaatgttttcctcaaaaactataatttctttacgcctgaagagagaaagacatgagtacattatttgtaaattgttgttctggaagtggacttctcctttaagttccTTAATatattgaatgtgcacttgtagtgtacttcaaagtattttttttaagtgtacttgCAGATCATATAATATCACTTAAGGTAAAGGCTACTTAAGCACACTTCTTCACAAGGGTGAACATCTTTCATGTTTAACAATAGCACTTTCTTCGCACGTCTGTTTTTAACACTGCCTACAGCACACCTGATAGAAACCTGATCAACCTGATCACCTCATGATGAGCAGCTCAATTACAGGAGACAAAACGCCACGAGCGTTTCCTGAAACTCACAAAAGTTCAGTTGAAACCAGTGTGACTCTCAGGGAACAGCAGCTCGTCCTTTTCATTTTCGCCTCTCCACGCTCTCGTCAACCGTAGGCGACAGTAGAGAGGATCTGCAGCGCAGCGTGATGAGTGTACATGACTTTGTCCTGTGGTGCGTGAGAAACTATCTTCAGCAAGACAAAAGAAGTGTACAGAAACTGCTGAAGTGTGTGAAACAGGTTAGGACGGATGAGAGCGACTCCCAACTCAGCAATCTGGAGTTCAGAGAGCTATTTAGTATGTAACGTAGTGTTTCTGTGTCATCCAGAGATAAACAAAGTGTGATTTTGAGACTGATGTGTGCTGTAAACAGGGGAATCCTAAAGGAGGAAATCCTCACTTCAGCCCGTCAGCCAATCACAGACCACCACATCGTCCAGATGATGGGCTGCAACACCATTCAGGGTCATTACAAGAGAATTTAATGTACTAAAACCACACTTTCATCACACGTGCTGCTTTTCCAATGCACACTGAAAGTTAAATTAAGTCTAAATTAACTCAAGCTCTTCAAAGCCTGCATCTGAACACTTTCTGAGCAGGTTTACCAGCACAGCAGGATTTGTTTCATGAAGTTTCCCCAACTTTGCATGCTCTGCTGGAGCAGCAGTACGGTCTCCTCCATCCATGCAAATGTTTTCCCAGAAACATACAACAGAGACAATATAGTTGAAATCTACTGACCTGTTGAAGCGCATGTTCCGCGTCTGCGCACTTCTTCACCGATTCTTCATATCTGGAGTTCGTCTGTTTGATGTCTGACAGCTCCTGATAGAAGCACAGGGACACGATCACGGTTCCAATCACGAAGACCAGATAGGTCAGCGCGGACAAGAACTTCATCAGCCCGCCTGAGCCCGTCGCGTTGTCCGCTTTCGCGACTTTCGGGCTCTTGTTCTTCGGCGCGTCTTCAGGTTGCGGGCTGCCGAGCGTCTTGTCGTTATTCGGCTGCGAGTTGTTCTTATTTCTGTTCTTTGCGGTCATCGTTCCGTGCGTCCCGATGCGCGGCGAGTCCTGGCGTTCCGATGCTGGGCGTGACGTCACCGAGCGGCGCGTTGCGTTCGCGTTATGTCTGTGGGACGGACGTGCGCGGCTCTCATTCCTTTATTCAGAAGAACTTGAGCGACTCGTTTAGTCGCAGCATTTGCCAACTTCAGTTCTTTAGAGTCCTGAAAGGAACCATGCGCAGCTGCAAAAGTCACTTTTGTGGAATTGTTTGGAGCTTTTAGATGTTTTTAGGAGTCAGACGTGCTGCAACATAACTGGTGCGGGGTCAGATTTGAATGCAAATGTGAAGGATGAAGGGCGTCGTGTCGGGTTCTCGTTCGCTCCACCCTTCTTCAGACGTGGCACTGATTTTCCTCAAACATCTGCATCCTCCCATCCGATCAGCCCGTGTTGCgacagtgtttgtgtttggcACAATGTACTGAAATAAGAGCATTCACtattcatcatcatcctcataagatttttttcccccaataaTTACGTatcttagttactttttatggaaagtaatgcgttacgttacttttgcgttacttctAAAAATCTGGACAGAGctagttgtttttaaaataaaaagtgcttttttgGCGAACATaaaggccctttcacaccaCAAGTGAAATGAGCCTCAGGATAGAAGAAAAGTACAGTAGAATGCAGGATAAGCACAAAAATGTTAGTTTACctaaaatcatttttgcttattagtatggttgaattgcatcattgaaTTCATCAGCAAACCACATAAAGGATATTAGTGTTATTTAACATTGAATTAATGCAGGTTTGCATCAAACtgccgttacttatttgaaaacgTAACTCAAATTCTttcttgtaaacaaaaaatgaatgtgttactttactagttacttgaaaaaagtaatctgattaggTAGCCTAACtcatgttacttgtaatgtatTACCCACAACACTGAGTAATACAGTGAAATGTtctcacaatttaaaatagctcgtttctgtgtgaatatctattaaaatgtaatttatttctgtttttttctgttttattccagttttagcaattttagcaTTTCAACTTTTTCAGTTAGTTGGAATAGAAAGTTTGAAAGAACAGCgtttgtttgaaatagaaatctaacattataaacatctgtactgtcactttttattactttaatgtgtccctgatgaataaaagtatcaatgAAAAACATAGATGCTTGCACATTTGTGATTGGAAAAAAACTGCTCTTAATACACTAACATTGTAGCTAACATTTGTCCTGACAAACCTAATATCGGGATTGGAAAACATTTACAAGTACattgaaaaaatacaattcaaagaaaaaaatccactgACTCAGTGGGAATGGGCAACTTTTTagcatatacagtcatgtgaaaaagttaggacaccctattgaattctatggttttctgtatcaggacataataaaaaattatctggtccttggcaggtcttaaaatttggaaaataaatcctcagataaacatcatcacatgacatatcacacagtgtcattatttatttaacaataataaagccaagagggaaaggccatgtgtgacaaagttaggacaccctatgagtcagttACTTGTAGATCCaattttagcagcaataacttgaagcattcattttctgtgtgactttatcagtctctcacatcgttctggaggaatttggaccactcttcttttcagcgttgctccagtttgttgaggtttgtgggcatttccTTAtgcacagcatttgagtcaggatgagctctggacttggactgggcgactgcaacaccttgattcttttcttttcagccattctgttgtagattttcTGGTGGGTTTGGGATCATtatcctgttgcatgacccagtTTTGGCCCAAcattagatgtcggacagatgccctcgcatttgactctacaatactttgatatacagaggagttcatggccagctcaatgactgtgaggtgctcaggtcctgtggctacaaaacaaccccaaaatgatcagccctcctccaggatgcttgtcttttggtatgaggtgtttgtgctgatacgctctttaggttttcaccaaacttggcgctgtgcattatggccaaacatctccacttcagtcTCGTCTGTtaaaaggacattattctaaaaaacttgtgttttgttcagatgcaactttgcagacctaaattgtgctgcaatgtttttttagatagaagaggctttttctgccaagccttccaaacatgccatttttctcccatatttttctaatggtattgtcatgaacttgggTTCATGACAATACTtgagttcttgggttgtctgccgtttctctgagctttacacggtctgatcttggggtgaatcttctgggacgtccactcctagaaggagaggtgtctgttttaaatgtcttccacttgtgaataaaggtcagattgtttggaaatgtctgtattactcttctcagattgatggcagcaacagttgcttctctaagatgattgctgatgtcttaccttcttggcattgtgttaacacacacctgaaggctccagaccagcaaactgacaaagcttatgcttttttAGAGGCGCTctgacttgctgatgatcagttaatcaaaggtatttgattagcagtgcttgactgttattttccctcttaattccagtgttaacagtaagggtgtacTACTTTTGTCACACGTGGCTTTtcaattttggctttatttttgttcagtaaataatgacacggtgcaatttgtcatgtgttgttgtttatatgaggttttattttcgaaattttaagaccagccaaggaccagtttttttaatgatgtcctgatatggaaaaccatggaattcaatagggtgtcctaactttttcacatgactgtaaaaCAGtatcatttcttattatttatatatttcccAACTCCGCATTTATGTATATGACATTtgccaatatttttgtagaaactgtcatacattttatttttcaggatacacagatgaatagaaagtttgaaagaacataatttttttaattagaaatcaTTATAcacatctttactgtcacttttaatcaatttaatgggttcttgataaataaaagtataaatgtttgtaaaaaaaaaattaatgaccccacatttttaacattagtaTATATAAAGCCAGTTTTACAGTTACTGTAAATACCATTACTATAGCATcatttgtgatcctggaccacaaaactagtcataagggtcaaattttccaaattgagatttatacatcagctgatatacaactatttgataatctggaatctgagggtgcaaaaatatccCCTCAATATCCccaaaaatattgagaaaatcacctttaaagttgtcaaatgaagctcttagcaatgcatgttactaatctaaaattaagttttgatatatttacagtaggaattttacaaaatatcttatggaacatgatctttacttaatttcctaatgatttttgccattaaaacaaaaatcaatcattttgacccatacaatgtatttttggctattgctacaaatacaccccagcaacttaagactggttttgtggtccagggtcacatttcataAAAAACACGACAAACCTAATATCAGGATTAAAAAACAATCAGAAATGCATGCAATCCATATGTCTCttgttgttttatgtgaaatgctTGTCTGCTGCAAACAAATTGCCTTCGcgaaataaataaagatgaactgaactgaacttaaaaatattataataaaatgaaaagaaaaaattcagaCTTATGGTGGTAATGTGCAACTTTTTAGCATATAAAACAGGATCATTtcttattgtttatatatttagagtgaataaatgaaacaaacctAGGTATAGAAATACTAAAACATAGTTTCCCCAATTctgcatgtatgtatatgtttaaatatatatatgtatatatgacatttgcctattaaaattaatattcaaaataaatgttcaaaataaaaataaaaaaaacactgcaaaaaggtttcactaaatgtgaccctggaccacaaaaccagtcataagggtcaagtttttaaaactgagatttatacatcatctgaaagctgaaaaaaataagcttttcattgatgtatggtttgttataataggacagtatttgtaatctgagggtgcaactcaaaatattgagaaaatcacctttaaagtcgTCCAAATGaagtagcaatgcatattactaatcaaaaattaagttttgatatatttacgttaagacatttacgaaatatcttcatggaacatgatttttacttaatatcctaatgatttttggcaagaaaaataataagaaagatAATTTTGAACGATAcaatatttttggttattgctacaaatatacccgtgctactaaACAcagttattattgtaattattaaaaagtagCAGATTATTCTTCATGTGATGACGTTATTGGCGTCAACATCGCttctggccaatcagaggcggcGCCGTCACGCTGTGCCCCGCCCCTCTTCTGCAGCGTGAGCGCGGCCACAGACGGAATGCGCGCTTTCACATGAATCCCGACAGAATGAGTGAATGTACAAGTACAGTAAACACTCTGAGCGACGAGCAGATCATCAACAGATGGACTTTCGACTATTACGTGTTCAAGGCGTTCAGCGCGTTCAGAAATGGAGATTACACGGCCTTCACGCACTTCACCAACATCACTGAGAGTAAGTGGCGCGGGTTTGTTTACATCCGTGCAGGCGTGTTAGCTTTAGCACGGGGCTAAACCTCATTCAAACTGCGTTAAAAGTCTGTGGAAGTTTGTTTGATGTGTTGCTCATTAATGTTCGTGTGTCGTGTTAGATTTGGTGGTCAGACCCATCGATGGACACAGCGACATGGTGGTGAAGCTGCGCTTCATGCAGTTCCTGTCCAGGATCAACAACGGCGACAAGCTCGGTGAGTGAGCGGAAGTGacgtacgtgtgtgtgtttttgcccAGGTGCTGATGAGGTGTTTCTGCTGCAGATCTGACATTTGAAGAGCCCAAGACTCCTCTGGAGTCGGCTCTGAATGTGCTGGAGAGCATCTGCAGGGACATGAGCGTCCCTCAGCGGGAGCAGGACCTGGTGCGGCACGCCATCATCGAGACGGTGAGACGACTGTCATCCGCAGACACCGATTCACCCGTCTCACACAGACAGTACTGACCGTATCTCTACTTTCAGCTCATCATGGTGTGCATCCGGAGCGGAGAGTTCGAGAAGGCTGAGGAGATGCTGCTCCGACACTTCAGCGACGCTGCCGATTCGGCCGGAAAGGTGACGTCCGGTCCTAACGGAGCTTGTGTCTGCTCGTGTCTCTCATTTGTGacatctgtctgtgtgtttctgtgtttaaCAGAAGAAGCTGTTTGTGAATCTGATCCGGCGCAGGCGTTCCTCACACTCGGTTCTGCAGCTGAGCTCATATGCTGACTTTAAACAGGACATGCTGGACTTCATCGAGCGGCTCTACTGTGTCCCCGAGCCCTTCCTCGTTCAGGTCCGTCTCGTCTCATTCGCCGCCGGACGCTCGTGTTCGTGTCTCTCTTCACCGTGTGTTTGTTCTGCAGATGCTGAAGCGCTCCGGACATCACGGGGTGAGATCTGAGCCCGTGACGTCGTCACAGGACGGGCAGCGGACCAAGCAGAAGACTAGCGCTGCAGCCGCAGAGGATCATGGGTAAACACACAGCACTGATTACTCTCATTCTGGGCTTCAGTAACATGAAGGATGAGCCGATGTCATGTGATGACGTGAAATAGAGCTGATAGAAAGTGAAAGATAAATATTGCTTTGGAAATTACCTGAAATTCTGTTAAGTTAAAGTTGATGTATTAAAATTGAGTTATTAAATATCAGTTATTAAAACTGAGATTACATAAGATAATATGGtaataaaagaaaactaaaccaaaaaattataaaaagctCAAAACTTTAAACAAAAGTGCCAAAAcctaatattataatagtaacattttactgtaatataaagaaaaataaaattagaactgaaaatagagaaataaaagctcgtttgaaatataaatgtgtactataatagtatataaataatacttaaatacCATTTAAAACTTAAGTGATCATAATATAACCATAAACaatcataatataaaatattaaatgtgaaaatatatttaatcatattaaaatagtatataaataaactaaaatacttAGAACTTAAACaatcataacaataataaaattattatcaaacaatcataatataaaatattacacacattatataatattatgtttaaataataacataaaataaataataaaatatataatgtaatttttttaagaagcataaaaaataataatatattttgccatagtatgtaaataatactaaaataccacctaaaattaaaatgatcattatAAATGCCTTAGCATCATAAAATagtacagaaataataatattacatgttaaaataatttattaaatatatatatatatatatatatatatatatatatatacacacacacacacataaacatttaatttatacaatttaaattatacaaaacaTATCAAATTTATGcatgaacattaaaataaatactaaacaaataataataaaaaaaactaaataaatactaaaattgcTGAAACTGAGATTAAGATAATAGGGTAATAAAGAAAGCTAATAGAattatcaaaaatcaaaaacttaaaaaaagtgcaacaacttacaaataataaaattaacattttattataatacaataaaaagtgaaaactaaaagatataaaaataaaagctaatttcaaataaatttattaatatactgtaagagtatataaataatactaaaataccacatagaatgattattataaatgttgccttggtattatgaaatattgtagaaatattaaatagtattaaatgataaaataatatataaaatatattcataaaaaatgtgtaaaatacataatatatagcATAAACATTAAAgacaattgaaaatatttatcaattctgcaaaattacatgaaaatttAACATGTTGCACTGGCAGttaagagcaaaaaaaaaactgaaacactAAAATTTCTATAACTGGaataattaaatagaaaaaaaaaactataatagaaaTAACTAGAAATACAAAAGCTAACTCCAATtattaatacaaacaaaaactaataatttgACAAAAGCACAATTACTAAAGCTTTGAAGCTATAAAAAGTGAAATCTaactcaaaatatgaataaacactAATATAGTGTATAATTAATGCTGAAATATCTCTGTGCACTGTGAAATGAAATGCAGTATAAACATTAGATGGAAAAAACCTTCAAATTACAGAATCTAAATGGAATTTAGAAATGCTGCCTTGATAACTCTGAAATATAAGTTGAAATAAAGCTTGATGgagatatttaaaagaaaaagtaaaaaagtaactaataaaaagactttaaatgagctaaatatgaaaatatgagtaCAACCTGTAATAacgtataaataataataatgtctgaCTGTCTGTTGTTCCCCGTGTATTAGCGGTGTGTCTGCGCGTCCCGCAGCAGCGGGTCGTCTGAGTCTGCACAGTCTGCGGCAGGTGTACGGCGTGCTGAGCGAGCGCTACGGCGTGAGCGTGTCCTTCACGCAGCTGCAGGAGGAGGTGGAGATGGAGGCGCAGCAGGAGAACCCAGAGACGGACGGTCCGGAGCTGCACCTGGTCCTGTCCGAGACGCCCATGGAGCCCATGGAGAGAGACTGCGGCAGCCAACAGCAGCACGTGCCGCTGGAGACTCGATACGCCGGCATGACCATTTCACGCCTGGTGCAGGAGGACGACAGCCAGATCAgtgaggaggaagaagaagaaaaagagacgCGGAACAACATCAGTGGCGctcaggaggaggaggaggagacgCAGATCAGCTCTCCTCACAGGTCACTGACAACAGATCTCACTGTCACACTTTAATGTTCAACGTCTGAGCTCTTCTCTAAAGGCAGCGTGTGTTTTACAGGATCGTCATTCCCAGCGGTCCAGACTCAGATGGTCCTGAGGTTCAGACGCTTCCCAGCAGCCCTCCGTCTGCCAGACGTACATCCGCACACAACCACAACAGGTTAAACAGCAGGTCACATGTCAGATCATGTCGTGTAATGTTCAGTATCTGACTgtcgtgtgtgtttgtgtgtttcagtgaATCAGAGGTGCAGCAGTCTTCATCAGATCAGATCTGCACTCCTGTTCGACGCAGCAGACGCTCACACACGCAGAACAGGTGCAGTTGTTTGATATGATTACCTGAGAAATATCGATGTTCAAGACCATTTTCTGTATCACATGGATAAACTGACACAACATAAAGGGCTTTCAAGATTTTTATTGGAGGATAAATGTAACAAAGCCAGAACATGACTGTGAggtttacttttacattaatgaaaacaatttgAAGTGGTAAAACTCTAGAGAAAAACTTGCTTGTGTTTACTTCAAATTCTTTTAGAGAGAAGTATTTGTTTTTGGTCATTATTACATAAACGCATGTAATGtctgtttcattcatactggatgccagagggcgccctggtgcaggaaaaaatacattttctgcctCTTTTTATGGTAGTAAGCCACATTAGATGACAAAAGGAAGTTATCTCAAACACTCAAATGACATTATAAAGTAagtttggagtaaaaatatgttattaaatgtgtgttttgttgtacAACAGATTAATAGAGGAGAGCGTTAGTGCAGTTGCTCGCTTCACATTTTTCATACGTAGCTACAGGGTTCCCGcgggtccttaaaaagtcttacatttaGTTTAGCAAATttaaggtcttaaaaagtcttaaattgtacaagaaagtcttaattatgattaagaggtcttaaattttagGCACGGGAAGACCAGAATTGCGATACAGCTTAGTGTCAcgattaaacttcaaaaggctGTGATTTCGTTAAATAAACAAGAGCGCTGCACGTTCAAAGTCCGGTGCTGAGCTGCTTTGTGAACTGTGGTTACCGGGGAAACACATGTCTGCAGTTCCGAATgcgccatctgctggcagagattgaatgtgcattttcaataaGCCTGTTGTTTTGAGTAGAGTAATCTTACAATACAGGAGGCTGTAGTTTTAGGACCACATTTCTAGGAccctgtaatttttattatttattttattttattttattttatttaactatttgtTGTATGTATGCATTAACAGCTCATACTATGTGTAGCAGTTgctattattagttattattgtgtaattgtatacacttaattattgtctTAACCAATTCCTAACCCTAAACTTACCCCTGGGTAAccctcttgaaatatttaacctaatttatttcaatatattctagaCTTCAGTTCGTTAGCTGCTGCGCTTCGTGTCTGGTGTGTGACTCACTTaacgaagtgcagtaaacagtaaaacaattgcCATACAATTTagtgtttattagtactttaataaatttcaaataatttgaatacaaatactaatttacaacatccagcagcacaatgaactgttttggacaGTTTAATGggctaaatggagattgctgacaccCCCTTGAACACTTCATGTcagcttttacattaaaaataagatggaaagataaaaaaacaaatagtttCAATGGATCTAGTGTTTGCATCTGTTTGATGTTTCTTTGTTAGAGTGGAATTGCTAGATGGCATTGTCCCAAAAAATAGGGTCCCAGAAATGTGGTCCTAGAACTGCAGCCTCCGGTATTGCAGGAACACAGTATTGGGGTTGGTTTTGTTCAGACCAAAGCGAAAAGCGACCCATGTTTTTACCCTACAAAcatgcagagctgtaaatgtgaactggtggatcATTAAGAAGATAAGtcatcataaaaatctaaacactaacatgtatttgtatgtttttttaaattaatataataagtgattgataataattgtttcaattaatataagtaatacttttgacttttgttttcttaaaaattgatactttaaagaaatgtaaagtGTATCACTTtacaactttttgtttttgtgagaaatctgaactgtaaatcagttttttagtagtttacagtttaatatttaaccataaACATTGCCTTACCCTGCTCATatggtattcattttatttgagcaggtctttaaaagtcttaattttgaGCTTAAAAATCCTGCAGCAGCCCTGAGCTACTGACTAACATACACATTT includes these proteins:
- the terfa gene encoding telomeric repeat binding factor a isoform X3, which translates into the protein MNPDRMSECTSTVNTLSDEQIINRWTFDYYVFKAFSAFRNGDYTAFTHFTNITENLVVRPIDGHSDMVVKLRFMQFLSRINNGDKLDLTFEEPKTPLESALNVLESICRDMSVPQREQDLVRHAIIETLIMVCIRSGEFEKAEEMLLRHFSDAADSAGKKKLFVNLIRRRRSSHSVLQLSSYADFKQDMLDFIERLYCVPEPFLVQMLKRSGHHGVRSEPVTSSQDGQRTKQKTSAAAAEDHGGVSARPAAAGRLSLHSLRQVYGVLSERYGVSVSFTQLQEEVEMEAQQENPETDGPELHLVLSETPMEPMERDCGSQQQHVPLETRYAGMTISRLVQEDDSQISEEEEEEKETRNNISGAQEEEEETQISSPHRIVIPSGPDSDGPEVQTLPSSPPSARRTSAHNHNSESEVQQSSSDQICTPVRRSRRSHTQNSESEAHQCSSSQISTPARHTRNSRRSDTKKYNRIILSSDVDSEDVGASPPSNRRSSRHKQQQQNDNSVGESAPVLTPARPSSPTSIRETQNHSSESECVMEVEDGASAAQHSTPVRPSSSSQSTRRSDTPKRNKSVIVSSESEDHSSSPARRSSSPSTSRSSGEKHKRRRARWQDVSGTHENWSDEESLFSAASGPSRKKYSRKMWTTQESEWLKEGVRRFGAGHWEKIRSAFPFTGRTAVNLKDRWRTMLKLRLV
- the terfa gene encoding telomeric repeat binding factor a isoform X1, with the translated sequence MNPDRMSECTSTVNTLSDEQIINRWTFDYYVFKAFSAFRNGDYTAFTHFTNITENLVVRPIDGHSDMVVKLRFMQFLSRINNGDKLDLTFEEPKTPLESALNVLESICRDMSVPQREQDLVRHAIIETLIMVCIRSGEFEKAEEMLLRHFSDAADSAGKKKLFVNLIRRRRSSHSVLQLSSYADFKQDMLDFIERLYCVPEPFLVQMLKRSGHHGVRSEPVTSSQDGQRTKQKTSAAAAEDHGGVSARPAAAGRLSLHSLRQVYGVLSERYGVSVSFTQLQEEVEMEAQQENPETDGPELHLVLSETPMEPMERDCGSQQQHVPLETRYAGMTISRLVQEDDSQISEEEEEEKETRNNISGAQEEEEETQISSPHRIVIPSGPDSDGPEVQTLPSSPPSARRTSAHNHNSESEVQQSSSDQICTPVRRSRRSHTQNSESEAHQCSSSQISTPARHTRNSRRSDTKKYNRIILSSDVDSEDVGASPPSNRRSSRHKQQQQNDNSESECVMEVQSSSAQISTPVRPSSSSSSSAVRRSNRDTQKNHSIVLSSDMDSEDLGASPPSSRRSSRHKQQQQNDNSVGESAPVLTPARPSSPTSIRETQNHSSESECVMEVEDGASAAQHSTPVRPSSSSQSTRRSDTPKRNKSVIVSSESEDHSSSPARRSSSPSTSRSSGEKHKRRRARWQDVSGTHENWSDEESLFSAASGPSRKKYSRKMWTTQESEWLKEGVRRFGAGHWEKIRSAFPFTGRTAVNLKDRWRTMLKLRLV
- the terfa gene encoding telomeric repeat binding factor a isoform X2; translated protein: MNPDRMSECTSTVNTLSDEQIINRWTFDYYVFKAFSAFRNGDYTAFTHFTNITENLVVRPIDGHSDMVVKLRFMQFLSRINNGDKLDLTFEEPKTPLESALNVLESICRDMSVPQREQDLVRHAIIETLIMVCIRSGEFEKAEEMLLRHFSDAADSAGKKKLFVNLIRRRRSSHSVLQLSSYADFKQDMLDFIERLYCVPEPFLVQMLKRSGHHGVRSEPVTSSQDGQRTKQKTSAAAAEDHGGVSARPAAAGRLSLHSLRQVYGVLSERYGVSVSFTQLQEEVEMEAQQENPETDGPELHLVLSETPMEPMERDCGSQQQHVPLETRYAGMTISRLVQEDDSQISEEEEEEKETRNNISGAQEEEEETQISSPHRIVIPSGPDSDGPEVQTLPSSPPSARRTSAHNHNSESEAHQCSSSQISTPARHTRNSRRSDTKKYNRIILSSDVDSEDVGASPPSNRRSSRHKQQQQNDNSESECVMEVQSSSAQISTPVRPSSSSSSSAVRRSNRDTQKNHSIVLSSDMDSEDLGASPPSSRRSSRHKQQQQNDNSVGESAPVLTPARPSSPTSIRETQNHSSESECVMEVEDGASAAQHSTPVRPSSSSQSTRRSDTPKRNKSVIVSSESEDHSSSPARRSSSPSTSRSSGEKHKRRRARWQDVSGTHENWSDEESLFSAASGPSRKKYSRKMWTTQESEWLKEGVRRFGAGHWEKIRSAFPFTGRTAVNLKDRWRTMLKLRLV